In one Cloacibacillus porcorum genomic region, the following are encoded:
- the leuD gene encoding 3-isopropylmalate dehydratase small subunit (catalyzes the isomerization between 2-isopropylmalate and 3-isopropylmalate in leucine biosynthesis), protein MSEILKGRAWVFSDDVDTDLIYHNKYLAETDPKNMPQYAFEYYPGKENFAKEVKPGDFVVAGKNFGCGSSREHAVYCLEYAGVPCVLAETCSRIYYRNAINNGYPVLFVKGISEAIKEGKIKDGDQLEVELSTGTIKDVTNGNTFHGDAVSDLENDIMKAGGLMNYMKAKAAAK, encoded by the coding sequence ATGAGCGAAATTCTCAAAGGCAGAGCGTGGGTATTCAGCGATGACGTCGACACCGACCTCATCTATCACAACAAATATCTCGCGGAGACCGATCCCAAGAACATGCCGCAGTACGCCTTCGAATACTATCCCGGCAAAGAAAACTTCGCCAAGGAAGTTAAGCCCGGAGACTTTGTGGTGGCCGGCAAAAACTTTGGCTGCGGCTCAAGCCGTGAACATGCCGTCTACTGCCTCGAGTACGCGGGAGTCCCCTGCGTCCTCGCGGAGACCTGCAGCCGCATTTACTACCGGAACGCGATCAACAACGGCTATCCCGTCCTCTTCGTGAAGGGCATCTCCGAAGCCATCAAAGAGGGAAAGATCAAAGACGGCGATCAGCTTGAGGTTGAGCTCTCAACGGGAACGATCAAAGACGTCACCAACGGCAACACCTTCCATGGCGATGCCGTCAGCGATCTCGAAAACGACATAATGAAGGCCGGCGGCCTCATGAACTACATGAAGGCCAAAGCGGCTGCGAAATAG
- the citD gene encoding citrate lyase acyl carrier protein — protein MKTSQAGTLESMDCLVTLTEAPSGAGIKIEITGASAARFKSAMEKKITDTLCELGTKDIEVRVQDNGALDIVLGARVEAAYKRLQKESVK, from the coding sequence ATGAAGACATCCCAGGCCGGCACACTCGAATCAATGGACTGCCTCGTGACCCTCACCGAAGCGCCATCGGGAGCCGGAATCAAAATAGAGATAACGGGAGCCAGCGCGGCCCGCTTCAAAAGCGCGATGGAAAAGAAAATAACCGACACCCTGTGCGAGCTGGGGACGAAAGACATCGAAGTCAGAGTCCAGGACAACGGAGCCCTCGACATCGTCCTCGGCGCGAGAGTCGAAGCGGCCTACAAAAGACTGCAAAAGGAGAGTGTTAAATAA
- a CDS encoding 3-isopropylmalate dehydratase small subunit, which produces MSVKGKVWKYGDDVNTDVIFPGKYTYTIKERADMAKVACEDLDPEFTKNAQPGDIIVGGKNWGCGSSREQAVSCLKERGIAAIIAKSFARIYYRNCFNEGLPIIICADAVDAINAGDVVEIDFDRGVIIAGGKEYPFPPYPEFVQGLIKDGGLIPHVKKELGL; this is translated from the coding sequence ATGTCGGTAAAAGGTAAAGTCTGGAAATACGGCGACGACGTCAATACGGACGTCATCTTCCCGGGGAAATACACATATACCATCAAGGAACGCGCGGACATGGCGAAGGTTGCCTGCGAAGACCTTGACCCCGAATTTACAAAGAATGCCCAGCCGGGAGACATCATCGTCGGCGGCAAAAACTGGGGCTGCGGCTCCAGCCGTGAGCAGGCGGTCTCCTGCCTCAAAGAGCGCGGCATCGCGGCGATCATTGCCAAGAGCTTCGCGCGCATCTACTACCGTAACTGCTTCAACGAGGGGCTGCCTATCATCATCTGCGCCGACGCGGTGGACGCCATCAACGCCGGCGACGTTGTGGAGATAGACTTTGACCGCGGCGTAATCATCGCCGGCGGCAAAGAATATCCCTTTCCCCCCTATCCCGAATTCGTGCAGGGACTGATCAAGGACGGCGGGCTTATTCCGCACGTCAAGAAAGAGCTCGGTCTATAG
- a CDS encoding HpcH/HpaI aldolase/citrate lyase family protein, whose translation MRRTMLYLPGNNPNMLTRGYLFGSDGIILDLEDAVAMVEKDTARILVSKYLQQGEFGDCYVSVRINGIDTEYWKDDLAAIVPNKRLDGIRVPKVEDENTVKIIDEELSRLEEQNGLPVGKLSLHCLLETAHGIWNAYEIAKASPRIEAIIPGGEDLRADLKTNRSDDSTELEWARRMLVFAARAAGVEPLDTVFARITDDEGLRKETEFIKQLGFSGKSIIHPNQIKIIHDIFTPTEQEIAKAQKIIAAAKEAAARGQGAVTVDGKMVDIPVVKRAEYTLVRAGLA comes from the coding sequence ATGAGACGCACAATGCTCTACCTTCCGGGCAACAACCCCAACATGCTCACGAGAGGCTACCTATTCGGTTCCGACGGAATAATCCTCGACCTTGAAGACGCCGTGGCGATGGTAGAAAAAGACACGGCGCGCATACTCGTCTCCAAATACCTCCAACAGGGAGAATTCGGAGACTGCTACGTCTCAGTCCGCATCAACGGCATAGACACCGAATACTGGAAAGACGACCTAGCGGCCATAGTCCCCAACAAACGCCTCGACGGAATCCGCGTCCCCAAAGTCGAAGACGAAAACACCGTAAAAATAATAGACGAAGAACTCTCCAGACTGGAAGAACAAAACGGCCTTCCGGTGGGCAAACTCAGCCTCCACTGCCTCCTTGAGACCGCGCACGGCATCTGGAACGCCTACGAAATAGCCAAAGCCTCCCCGCGCATAGAGGCCATAATCCCCGGAGGAGAAGACCTCCGCGCCGACCTCAAAACCAACCGTTCAGACGACAGCACAGAACTCGAATGGGCGAGAAGAATGCTCGTCTTCGCGGCGCGCGCCGCGGGAGTAGAACCCCTCGACACAGTATTCGCGCGCATAACCGACGACGAAGGACTGCGCAAAGAGACCGAATTCATAAAACAGCTCGGCTTCTCCGGCAAATCCATAATCCACCCCAACCAGATAAAAATAATCCACGACATATTCACCCCCACCGAACAAGAAATAGCCAAAGCGCAGAAAATAATCGCCGCGGCCAAAGAGGCGGCGGCCCGCGGACAGGGAGCGGTAACAGTAGACGGCAAAATGGTAGACATCCCCGTAGTCAAAAGGGCGGAATACACACTCGTCCGCGCCGGCCTGGCATAA
- a CDS encoding isocitrate/isopropylmalate dehydrogenase family protein codes for MARNIMKVKETKDRYDVTYMAGDDSGFDMMEGALLVLEAMNLPINWHRADLGWCMWEKSNKKFGEGDPRCNTVPPETIKSIRDTDATLMAAITSKAGVKGFKSAILQMRQLFDLYINIRPAKKLPGIGTPLAKDPDIDIVMFRENTEDLYAAVEFFPLPKEMFDLHKGMDRFREGKGDVAVSWRVFSEQGCERIIRAAFEYAKATGRKTVHCGNKANVIRQTDGMMKRKFLEIAKEYEQYGIKAYEENADATAMWLIKNPQDYSVVVASNVFGDILSDEASQLTGGLGFAPSGNIGVDAAIFEPSSGSVPKYAHQYKVNPSAMIMTAKMMLEYLGLDEDAAKIEKALGEVLVENKPGTLTYDVLRDFRGDPDWEKNAASTIEMATAIAQKLNPEFKGEKLEAAKEKVHKMCAWDEASLIGFAD; via the coding sequence ATGGCACGCAACATAATGAAGGTAAAAGAGACGAAGGACCGCTACGATGTAACCTACATGGCGGGAGACGATTCCGGCTTCGATATGATGGAAGGCGCGCTCCTCGTCCTTGAGGCGATGAATCTGCCCATCAACTGGCACCGCGCCGACCTCGGCTGGTGCATGTGGGAGAAGTCGAACAAGAAATTCGGCGAAGGCGATCCCCGCTGCAACACCGTTCCGCCCGAAACGATCAAATCGATCCGCGATACGGACGCCACCCTTATGGCGGCCATCACCTCAAAGGCCGGCGTAAAGGGCTTCAAGTCCGCCATCCTTCAGATGCGCCAGCTCTTTGACCTCTACATCAACATCCGCCCCGCGAAGAAGCTGCCGGGAATCGGCACCCCTCTCGCGAAGGACCCCGACATCGACATCGTCATGTTCCGTGAGAACACGGAAGACCTCTACGCGGCGGTTGAATTCTTCCCGCTTCCCAAAGAGATGTTCGACCTCCACAAGGGCATGGACCGCTTCCGCGAGGGCAAGGGCGACGTCGCCGTGTCATGGCGCGTATTCTCCGAGCAGGGCTGCGAGCGCATAATCCGCGCGGCGTTTGAATATGCGAAGGCGACCGGCCGCAAGACGGTACACTGCGGCAACAAGGCCAACGTCATCCGCCAGACGGACGGCATGATGAAGAGAAAGTTCCTTGAGATCGCGAAGGAATACGAGCAGTACGGCATTAAAGCCTACGAAGAAAACGCCGACGCGACGGCCATGTGGCTCATCAAGAACCCGCAGGACTACAGCGTAGTCGTGGCCTCCAACGTCTTCGGCGACATCCTCTCCGATGAAGCGTCACAGCTCACGGGCGGACTGGGCTTTGCCCCCTCGGGAAATATCGGCGTAGACGCAGCCATATTCGAGCCGTCAAGCGGGTCTGTCCCGAAGTATGCCCACCAGTACAAGGTCAACCCCAGCGCGATGATCATGACCGCGAAGATGATGCTTGAATACCTCGGCCTCGATGAAGACGCGGCGAAGATCGAAAAGGCCCTCGGCGAAGTCCTCGTTGAGAACAAGCCCGGAACCCTTACATACGACGTCCTTCGCGACTTCCGCGGCGACCCCGACTGGGAGAAGAACGCGGCCTCCACGATAGAGATGGCTACGGCGATCGCCCAGAAGCTCAACCCCGAATTCAAGGGCGAGAAGCTCGAGGCGGCCAAAGAAAAAGTCCACAAGATGTGCGCCTGGGACGAGGCCTCACTTATCGGATTCGCCGACTAA
- a CDS encoding 3-isopropylmalate dehydratase large subunit, with amino-acid sequence MGKTFAEKALGKAAGYEVVANQVVTVEPDWCMSHDNGAPIARTFKKIGVKNVKYPERICFILDHAVPAPSSDHAVNHKEVREFVKEQGIPNFYDVKSEGGVCHQKMCEEGYALPGLVMVGSDSHTCTYGAYGAFSTGIGRSEMAAVWATGKLWFKVPESMKVVVTGKFKPGVSAKDFILKFIGDVRADGADYMSVEFHGDGIENMSIAERMTLCNMGIEFGAKNAVCKPDQKVLDAIKANAKSDKWEPLWADEDAVYAAEYHYDLGDIEPGVAKPHKVDNYAPIEEVKGTPIHEAFLGSCTNGRIEDLRLAAGILKGKKVAVRTVVIPASWIVYRQAMKEGLFDIFLDAGCIICNPGCGPCMGNHEGILAPGEAAISTANRNFKGRMGDKESFIYLASPMTVAASAIKGEISDPREAL; translated from the coding sequence ATGGGCAAGACATTTGCAGAAAAGGCGCTGGGCAAGGCGGCCGGATACGAAGTGGTAGCCAACCAGGTCGTAACGGTCGAGCCGGACTGGTGCATGAGCCACGACAACGGCGCTCCGATCGCCAGGACCTTTAAGAAGATCGGCGTCAAAAACGTAAAATATCCGGAGCGCATCTGCTTCATCCTTGACCACGCCGTCCCCGCGCCTTCCAGTGACCACGCGGTGAACCACAAAGAGGTCCGCGAGTTCGTGAAAGAGCAGGGCATCCCCAACTTCTACGACGTGAAGAGCGAAGGCGGCGTCTGCCACCAGAAGATGTGCGAAGAGGGCTATGCCCTTCCCGGACTCGTTATGGTGGGAAGCGACAGCCACACCTGCACCTACGGCGCATATGGCGCCTTCTCGACCGGCATCGGCCGTTCCGAGATGGCGGCGGTCTGGGCCACGGGCAAACTCTGGTTCAAAGTTCCCGAGAGTATGAAGGTTGTCGTCACCGGCAAATTTAAGCCCGGCGTCTCGGCGAAGGACTTCATCCTCAAGTTCATCGGCGACGTGCGCGCCGACGGAGCCGACTACATGAGCGTCGAGTTCCACGGCGACGGCATTGAGAACATGAGCATTGCCGAGCGTATGACCCTCTGCAACATGGGCATTGAATTCGGCGCGAAGAACGCCGTCTGCAAACCCGACCAGAAGGTCCTTGACGCGATAAAAGCCAACGCGAAGAGCGACAAGTGGGAGCCCCTCTGGGCCGACGAAGACGCGGTCTACGCGGCTGAGTACCACTATGACCTCGGCGACATCGAGCCCGGCGTCGCGAAGCCGCACAAAGTAGACAACTACGCTCCCATTGAGGAAGTAAAGGGCACCCCGATCCACGAGGCGTTCCTCGGCTCCTGCACTAACGGGCGTATCGAAGACCTCCGCCTCGCCGCCGGCATCCTCAAGGGTAAAAAAGTCGCTGTCCGCACGGTCGTCATCCCCGCCTCCTGGATCGTATACCGCCAGGCGATGAAAGAGGGACTCTTCGACATATTCCTCGACGCCGGCTGCATCATCTGCAACCCGGGCTGCGGCCCCTGCATGGGCAACCATGAGGGAATCCTCGCCCCCGGCGAGGCGGCGATCAGCACGGCCAACAGAAACTTTAAGGGACGCATGGGCGACAAAGAGAGCTTCATCTATCTCGCAAGCCCGATGACGGTGGCAGCATCTGCAATCAAGGGCGAAATTTCAGACCCGAGGGAGGCGCTATAA